One stretch of Burkholderia pyrrocinia DNA includes these proteins:
- a CDS encoding LysR family transcriptional regulator, translating into MDRLERIRVFQMVSDLNSFAEAARQLRITPVAASRAVSALEQEIGVTLLRRTTRSVRLTDQGSDYLERTRHALSELDDAAEAVRGGNAGPRGLLVITAPVLFGRMHVMPIVANLLREYPDLSVRLILVDRVVRLAEEGIDIGVRIGQLPDSSLRAVPLASVQRVLVASPDYLARRGTPACEADLSTHHLIAFETASLNEEWRRAGSRSQIEPRFLTNSVDATVEAAVGGLGIARLFSYHVARELADGRLVRVLANAEEKVLPVSLVYQGGRQQSQSVRAFISAAQAALPDRPAL; encoded by the coding sequence ATGGATCGACTTGAACGCATACGGGTTTTCCAAATGGTTTCGGATTTAAACAGCTTTGCCGAAGCCGCACGGCAACTCCGCATCACGCCCGTGGCAGCCTCGCGTGCTGTATCCGCTTTGGAGCAAGAGATCGGTGTGACGTTGCTCAGGCGAACGACGCGCTCGGTACGGCTGACCGACCAGGGAAGCGACTACCTGGAGCGCACACGTCATGCTCTATCCGAGCTGGACGATGCTGCGGAGGCTGTTCGAGGAGGAAATGCTGGGCCTCGTGGCTTGCTGGTGATAACTGCGCCCGTTCTTTTCGGCCGAATGCATGTCATGCCGATCGTCGCAAACCTTCTTCGTGAATATCCGGATCTTTCGGTACGACTGATTCTCGTTGATCGGGTTGTCCGTTTGGCAGAGGAAGGCATTGACATCGGGGTACGTATCGGGCAGTTGCCAGATAGCTCGCTTCGAGCTGTGCCCCTTGCGAGCGTCCAGCGTGTTCTCGTGGCCAGCCCGGACTATCTTGCTCGACGTGGAACGCCAGCTTGCGAAGCCGATTTATCCACGCACCACCTGATTGCGTTTGAAACGGCCAGCTTGAACGAGGAGTGGAGGCGCGCGGGCAGTCGGAGTCAGATTGAACCGCGATTTCTGACTAATAGCGTCGATGCGACAGTTGAAGCCGCGGTGGGTGGCCTCGGTATCGCGCGCCTCTTTTCCTATCACGTCGCGCGTGAACTGGCCGATGGGCGGCTAGTCAGGGTCCTGGCGAACGCTGAGGAAAAGGTGCTTCCGGTAAGCTTGGTATATCAAGGCGGTCGGCAGCAATCTCAAAGCGTTAGGGCCTTCATCTCTGCCGCTCAGGCTGCGCTACCCGATCGGCCAGCGCTGTAG
- a CDS encoding LysR family transcriptional regulator: MDRIDAMSVLIAAVESGSLSKASRRLGLPLATVSRKMADLEAHLKATLLVRSSRGLELTPAGRSYVTAAKSILEQVVEAERAAAGEYLEPKGDLVVTGPNMFGRMHVLPVVTSFLAAYPDVSVGLMLTDRITHFLDDQIDVALRIGDLPDSELVAIRLGAVRRVICASPSYLSTRGIPVSPDELPEHSVVSFENVSSTSNWKFWSGGSDFEVPFRSRLSVNTIEAAIDAGLAGSGLIRTMSYQITEYVRRGDLQIVLSEFEPPVRPVHLVYDKKNRLPLKLRAFIDFVVPRLRERIADAAL; encoded by the coding sequence GTGGATCGAATCGACGCGATGTCAGTGCTGATTGCCGCCGTGGAGAGCGGCAGCTTGTCGAAAGCCAGTCGTAGGCTTGGGCTCCCGTTGGCGACAGTAAGCCGCAAGATGGCCGACCTGGAGGCTCATCTGAAAGCGACTTTGCTCGTGCGTTCTTCTCGTGGCCTCGAACTGACGCCGGCCGGCCGTTCATACGTGACCGCAGCCAAATCAATCCTTGAACAGGTTGTTGAGGCAGAACGTGCTGCCGCAGGGGAATACCTGGAGCCCAAGGGAGATCTGGTCGTTACCGGACCCAACATGTTTGGGCGCATGCATGTCCTTCCTGTCGTCACGAGTTTTCTCGCGGCGTATCCCGATGTGTCGGTCGGCCTCATGCTAACGGACAGGATTACGCATTTTCTGGATGATCAAATCGACGTGGCACTAAGAATCGGTGATCTTCCTGACAGCGAGCTGGTTGCTATCCGACTAGGAGCTGTGCGACGCGTAATCTGCGCAAGCCCCTCGTATCTTTCCACGCGGGGAATACCCGTTTCTCCTGACGAGCTTCCGGAGCACAGCGTTGTCTCCTTCGAAAATGTGTCGTCGACAAGCAACTGGAAATTCTGGTCCGGCGGATCAGATTTCGAAGTGCCGTTCCGCTCGAGACTAAGCGTGAACACGATTGAAGCCGCGATTGATGCGGGACTTGCCGGTTCGGGCTTGATTCGCACCATGTCCTACCAGATCACAGAATACGTCCGTCGAGGCGACCTGCAGATTGTGTTGAGTGAATTCGAGCCGCCAGTTCGCCCGGTCCATCTGGTTTACGACAAGAAAAATCGGCTGCCTCTCAAATTGCGGGCGTTCATCGACTTCGTAGTGCCTCGATTGCGCGAGCGCATTGCTGACGCCGCTCTCTAG
- a CDS encoding porin, which yields MKHTKVAVAAALACAACIPAIGHAQSSVTLYGILDAGITYVNNTGGSHVVKFDDGVSYGNRFGLKGTEDLGGGLKAVFALESGFHLGNGQLGFGGAEFGRQAYVGLQNDWGTLSFGNQLDITNELVSIYNISAWGSGYAIHQGDFDRFNGDRLPNSVKFLSNDLSGFKFGAMYSFGNVAGNFHRNSAWSAGASFTKGDFSIGAAYTRLNNPNGIYAFDPYAMIGTHTFLGQQTVTVDPATGARTDLFANTPMDVDSQGTFGIGSSYTIGKLTLDANFSYTTIKGFGQSSHMQVYEGGGLYQFTPALSLIAGYQHTRFEGHHWNQGTAGLHYLLSKRTDVYISGDYLRASHGVDAVVGYSFTPSTTQTQADVRIGMRHSF from the coding sequence ATGAAGCACACGAAAGTCGCCGTAGCCGCCGCGCTTGCATGCGCGGCCTGTATTCCCGCCATCGGCCATGCGCAGAGCAGCGTGACGCTGTACGGGATTCTCGACGCGGGCATCACGTATGTGAACAACACCGGCGGCTCGCACGTGGTCAAGTTCGACGACGGCGTCTCATACGGGAACCGCTTCGGCCTGAAGGGCACGGAAGACCTGGGCGGCGGCCTGAAGGCCGTGTTCGCCCTCGAGAGCGGCTTCCACCTCGGCAACGGGCAGCTCGGCTTCGGCGGCGCCGAGTTCGGCCGGCAGGCGTATGTCGGCCTGCAGAACGACTGGGGCACGCTGTCGTTCGGCAACCAGCTCGACATCACGAACGAACTCGTGTCGATCTACAACATCTCGGCGTGGGGCAGCGGTTATGCGATCCACCAGGGCGACTTCGACCGCTTCAACGGCGACCGCCTGCCGAATTCGGTGAAGTTCCTGTCGAACGACCTCAGCGGCTTCAAGTTCGGCGCGATGTACTCGTTCGGCAACGTCGCGGGCAATTTCCACCGCAACAGCGCATGGAGCGCGGGCGCGAGCTTCACGAAGGGCGACTTCTCGATCGGCGCCGCGTACACGCGCCTGAACAACCCGAACGGCATCTACGCGTTCGACCCGTACGCGATGATCGGCACGCACACGTTCCTCGGCCAGCAGACCGTCACCGTCGATCCGGCGACCGGCGCGCGCACCGACCTGTTCGCGAACACGCCGATGGACGTCGACAGCCAGGGCACGTTCGGCATCGGCTCGAGCTACACGATCGGCAAGCTGACGCTCGACGCCAACTTCTCGTACACGACGATCAAGGGTTTCGGCCAGTCGTCGCACATGCAGGTATATGAAGGCGGCGGCTTGTACCAGTTCACGCCGGCGCTGAGCCTGATCGCGGGCTACCAGCACACGCGCTTCGAAGGCCATCACTGGAACCAGGGCACGGCGGGCCTGCACTACCTACTGTCGAAGCGCACCGACGTGTATATCTCCGGCGATTACCTGCGCGCGTCGCACGGCGTCGATGCGGTGGTCGGCTACAGCTTCACGCCGTCGACGACGCAGACGCAGGCCGACGTGCGGATCGGGATGCGGCATTCGTTCTGA
- the betC gene encoding choline-sulfatase, producing MTNPTPNILILMADQLTPFALPAYGNRVARTPTLDRLAAQGVVFDAAYCASPLCAPSRFSLLTGKLPSGIGAYDNAAELPAQTLTFAHYLRAGGYRTMLSGKMHFCGPDQLHGFEERLTTDIYPADFGWVPDWDSPTERPSWYHNMSSVLDAGPCVRTNQLDFDDEVTFAAKQKLYDVARERAAGHDARPFCMVVSLTHPHDPYAITHEYWDLYRDDEIDMPAVRLDAADSDPHSQRLRFVCENDRTPPTDAQIRAARRAYYGATSYVDTQFGSVLAALEQCGFADDTIVIVTSDHGDMLGERGLWYKMTFFEGGCRVPLIVHAPGRFGAARVHGPVSHVDLLPTLVDLAGAAPAGGWPDPVDGASLVPHLHGTPAHDVALGEYLAEGAVAPVVMIRRGGWKYVHCPADPDQLYNLADDPRELTNLAGSPEAAGVLEAFRVEAAQRWNLPELDRQVRASQRRRRFHYAAATQGRIHAWDWQPFTDASQRYMRNHIELDTLEAMARFPRVGR from the coding sequence ATGACGAACCCGACACCCAACATCCTGATCCTGATGGCCGACCAGCTCACGCCGTTCGCGCTGCCGGCGTACGGCAACCGCGTCGCGCGCACGCCGACGCTCGACCGGCTCGCCGCGCAAGGCGTGGTGTTCGACGCCGCGTATTGCGCGAGCCCGCTGTGTGCGCCGTCGCGTTTCTCGCTGCTGACCGGCAAGCTGCCGTCGGGGATCGGCGCCTACGATAACGCCGCCGAATTGCCGGCGCAAACGCTGACGTTCGCGCACTACCTGCGCGCGGGCGGCTACCGGACGATGCTGTCCGGCAAGATGCATTTCTGCGGGCCCGACCAGTTGCACGGCTTCGAGGAGCGGCTCACGACCGACATCTATCCGGCCGATTTCGGCTGGGTGCCCGACTGGGACAGCCCGACCGAGCGGCCGAGCTGGTATCACAACATGAGCTCGGTGCTGGACGCGGGCCCGTGCGTGCGCACGAACCAGCTCGATTTCGACGACGAAGTCACGTTCGCCGCGAAGCAGAAGCTGTACGACGTCGCGCGCGAACGCGCGGCCGGGCACGACGCGCGGCCGTTCTGCATGGTCGTGTCGTTGACCCATCCGCACGACCCGTATGCGATCACGCACGAATACTGGGATCTGTACCGCGACGACGAGATCGACATGCCGGCCGTGCGGCTCGATGCAGCGGACAGCGATCCGCATTCGCAGCGGCTGCGCTTCGTCTGCGAGAACGACCGCACGCCGCCGACCGACGCGCAGATCCGCGCCGCGCGCCGCGCGTACTACGGCGCAACCTCCTACGTCGACACGCAGTTCGGCAGCGTGCTCGCCGCGCTCGAGCAGTGCGGGTTCGCCGACGACACGATCGTGATCGTCACGTCCGACCACGGCGACATGCTCGGCGAGCGCGGGCTCTGGTACAAGATGACGTTCTTCGAAGGCGGCTGCCGCGTGCCGCTGATCGTCCATGCGCCGGGCCGCTTCGGCGCCGCGCGCGTGCACGGGCCGGTGTCGCACGTCGACCTGTTGCCGACGCTCGTCGACCTGGCCGGCGCTGCGCCCGCCGGCGGCTGGCCGGACCCGGTCGACGGCGCGAGCCTCGTGCCGCACCTGCACGGCACGCCCGCGCACGATGTCGCGCTCGGCGAATACCTCGCGGAAGGCGCGGTCGCGCCGGTCGTGATGATTCGCCGCGGCGGCTGGAAGTACGTGCATTGCCCGGCCGATCCCGACCAGCTCTACAACCTCGCCGACGATCCGCGCGAGTTGACGAACCTGGCCGGCTCGCCGGAAGCCGCCGGTGTGCTCGAGGCGTTCCGCGTTGAAGCCGCGCAGCGCTGGAACCTGCCCGAGCTGGACCGGCAGGTGCGCGCGAGCCAGCGGCGCCGGCGCTTCCATTACGCGGCGGCGACGCAGGGCCGCATCCACGCGTGGGACTGGCAGCCGTTCACCGACGCGAGCCAGCGTTACATGCGCAATCACATCGAACTCGACACGCTCGAGGCGATGGCGCGCTTTCCGCGGGTCGGGCGCTGA
- a CDS encoding alpha/beta fold hydrolase: MSNRTFHRTATVNGRNVFYREAGDPKLPTIVLLHGLPSSSQMFRDLIPALADQFHLIAPDYIGFGHSDAPSRDEFKYTFDNLADHVAGLTEALKLESYILYMHDYGGPVGFRLFTRRPDAVKGFIIQNTNAYMEGVGDAPKSVFVPLWENRTPETEKPARDFISPEGTKFQWLVGAKHPDAVNPDNWIFDQALLDRPGVQDFQIDLLHDYQSNVALYPTWQAAFRQHQPKTLIIWGKNDPFFIQPGARAYTKDLPNAKLVWLDAGHFVLDENKCQVAAEIKAIFAD, translated from the coding sequence ATGAGCAATCGTACATTTCACCGCACGGCCACTGTCAACGGACGCAACGTTTTCTATCGCGAAGCGGGCGACCCCAAGCTCCCGACAATTGTCCTGTTGCACGGATTGCCGAGCAGCAGCCAAATGTTCCGAGACCTTATACCCGCCCTGGCCGATCAATTCCATTTGATCGCGCCAGACTACATCGGATTTGGTCATTCCGACGCGCCTTCACGAGACGAGTTCAAATACACCTTCGACAATCTCGCTGACCACGTTGCGGGCCTTACCGAGGCTTTGAAGCTGGAATCGTACATTCTCTACATGCATGACTACGGCGGACCAGTTGGATTTCGGCTTTTTACTCGGCGTCCTGACGCAGTCAAAGGTTTCATCATTCAAAACACCAACGCCTATATGGAAGGCGTGGGCGATGCTCCGAAAAGTGTTTTCGTACCGTTGTGGGAGAACCGTACACCTGAAACCGAAAAGCCCGCGCGCGACTTCATCAGTCCGGAGGGTACAAAGTTTCAATGGCTCGTTGGCGCAAAGCACCCGGACGCCGTGAATCCCGACAACTGGATATTCGACCAGGCGCTGCTCGATCGCCCCGGCGTGCAGGACTTCCAAATCGATCTTCTTCACGACTATCAGTCGAACGTCGCCCTCTATCCGACGTGGCAAGCGGCATTTCGGCAACACCAACCGAAGACGTTGATCATTTGGGGGAAAAACGACCCGTTCTTCATTCAACCTGGAGCGCGGGCTTATACCAAAGATCTCCCGAACGCCAAGCTTGTCTGGCTGGACGCGGGGCACTTCGTGCTCGACGAGAACAAATGCCAGGTCGCAGCCGAGATCAAAGCCATCTTCGCAGACTGA
- the choX gene encoding choline ABC transporter substrate-binding protein, whose protein sequence is MERQCNAAIRIGAALAAAACVMTAQGAHAADPQTCSDVKMAAPGWTDIDATNAMAGVVLKALGYRQDVANLSVPITYQGLKKGQVDVFLGNWMPAQAPLVKPFVDEKSIDVLHANLSGAKFTLAVPDYVAAAGVHTFADLARHADRFGGKIYGIEPGAPANQNIKRMLSDHALGTANWSLVESSETGMLTQVERAVRDKRWIVFLAWEPHLMNTKFHLTYLSGGDAYFGPNYGGATVNTVTRAGFAGQCGNLARLFRQMTFSVDVENRMIADMLDHKTSPALAAQHALKADPALVAGWLDGVTTAAGAPGLPAVRAALDGR, encoded by the coding sequence ATGGAACGGCAATGCAATGCAGCAATCCGGATCGGCGCGGCGCTCGCCGCGGCCGCCTGCGTGATGACGGCGCAGGGCGCGCACGCGGCCGACCCGCAGACGTGCAGCGACGTGAAGATGGCGGCGCCCGGCTGGACCGACATCGACGCGACGAACGCGATGGCGGGCGTCGTGCTGAAGGCGCTCGGCTACCGGCAGGACGTGGCGAACCTGTCGGTGCCGATCACGTATCAGGGGCTCAAGAAAGGGCAGGTCGACGTGTTCCTCGGCAACTGGATGCCCGCACAGGCGCCGCTTGTGAAGCCGTTCGTCGACGAGAAATCGATCGACGTGCTGCACGCGAACCTGAGCGGCGCGAAGTTCACGCTTGCGGTGCCCGACTACGTCGCGGCCGCGGGCGTGCACACGTTCGCCGATCTCGCGCGCCATGCCGACCGCTTCGGCGGCAAGATCTACGGGATCGAGCCCGGCGCGCCCGCGAACCAGAACATCAAGCGGATGCTGTCCGACCACGCGCTCGGTACGGCGAACTGGTCGCTCGTCGAATCGAGCGAGACCGGCATGCTCACGCAGGTCGAGCGCGCGGTGCGCGACAAGCGCTGGATTGTATTTCTCGCGTGGGAGCCGCATTTGATGAACACGAAGTTCCACCTGACCTACCTGTCGGGCGGCGATGCGTATTTCGGCCCGAACTACGGCGGCGCGACGGTCAACACGGTCACGCGCGCCGGGTTTGCCGGCCAATGCGGGAACCTCGCGCGGCTGTTCCGGCAGATGACATTCTCCGTCGACGTCGAGAACCGGATGATCGCCGACATGCTCGACCACAAGACGTCGCCCGCGCTCGCGGCGCAGCATGCGCTGAAGGCCGACCCGGCGCTGGTCGCCGGCTGGCTGGACGGCGTGACGACGGCCGCCGGCGCACCGGGCCTGCCGGCCGTGCGCGCGGCCCTCGACGGCCGTTGA